One stretch of Amycolatopsis tolypomycina DNA includes these proteins:
- a CDS encoding PH domain-containing protein, whose translation MSEHTTNTALGLRPPAHRVSRRAIGYWTVTASILWIILIGVQTLIVVTSDDAPSFLSVTLVLSCVLGPLHLIVMPQWRYRVHRWEVTGEAVYTQSGWLKQEWRIAPVSRIQTVDIERDPFEQLFGLAKITVTTASAAGPLRIAGLAHDRALALADELTKTTQAVRGDAT comes from the coding sequence GTGAGCGAACACACCACGAACACGGCGCTCGGGCTGCGGCCGCCGGCGCACCGGGTCAGCCGCCGGGCCATCGGCTACTGGACGGTGACCGCCTCGATCCTGTGGATCATCCTGATCGGCGTCCAGACGCTCATCGTGGTGACCAGCGACGACGCGCCGTCGTTCCTGAGCGTGACGCTCGTGCTGTCCTGCGTGCTCGGCCCGCTGCACCTGATCGTGATGCCGCAGTGGCGCTACCGCGTGCACCGCTGGGAGGTCACCGGCGAGGCCGTCTACACGCAGTCCGGCTGGCTGAAGCAGGAGTGGCGGATCGCCCCGGTGTCGCGGATCCAGACCGTCGACATCGAACGCGACCCGTTCGAGCAGCTGTTCGGGCTGGCGAAGATCACCGTGACGACGGCGTCCGCGGCCGGTCCGCTGCGCATCGCGGGCCTGGCGCACGACCGCGCGCTCGCGCTGGCCGACGAGCTCACGAAGACGACCCAGGCCGTGCGGGGCGATGCGACATGA
- a CDS encoding IclR family transcriptional regulator, translating into MTPAVSTVDGSATTSPRRTPGASSSRKVLQLLLAFSERRWEASVAELAATIGTPVATTYRYVALLKELQLLEEGRAGHYHLTSQVMPLARAAQLANDMVRLARPSMESAARELGETVMLFQRFGDSAVCADRVECDRAMRFTFEPGHSLPLGVGASGKMLLALLPEIERERRWASIVEQRGAAVRDELKQALENRYAVSSGELDEGVWACSVPVQTIGRRPTVLTMAGPAARISEETRHTAITALQEYAIRIQRAIAAYSL; encoded by the coding sequence ATGACGCCTGCCGTCAGTACCGTCGACGGTTCCGCCACCACTTCCCCGCGCCGCACCCCGGGTGCCAGCAGTTCCCGCAAGGTCCTCCAACTGCTGCTGGCTTTTTCGGAGCGCCGGTGGGAGGCGAGCGTCGCCGAACTGGCCGCGACGATCGGCACCCCGGTGGCGACGACCTACCGCTACGTCGCCCTGCTCAAGGAGCTGCAGCTGCTCGAGGAGGGCCGGGCCGGGCACTACCACCTGACGAGCCAGGTGATGCCGCTGGCGCGGGCCGCGCAGCTGGCGAACGACATGGTCCGGCTGGCGCGGCCGTCCATGGAATCAGCGGCCCGGGAGCTCGGCGAGACGGTGATGCTGTTCCAGCGGTTCGGCGACTCGGCCGTCTGCGCGGACCGCGTCGAGTGCGACCGCGCGATGCGGTTCACGTTCGAGCCGGGGCATTCGCTGCCGCTCGGCGTCGGCGCGTCCGGCAAGATGCTGCTCGCGCTGCTGCCGGAGATCGAACGCGAACGGCGGTGGGCGTCGATCGTCGAGCAGCGCGGGGCGGCGGTGCGCGACGAGCTGAAGCAGGCACTGGAAAACCGGTACGCGGTCAGTTCCGGCGAGCTCGACGAAGGCGTCTGGGCCTGTTCGGTGCCGGTGCAGACGATCGGCAGGCGGCCCACCGTGCTCACCATGGCAGGCCCGGCCGCCCGGATCAGCGAGGAGACGCGCCACACGGCCATCACCGCGCTGCAGGAGTACGCGATCCGCATCCAGCGGGCGATCGCGGCTTATTCGCTGTGA
- a CDS encoding class I SAM-dependent methyltransferase — MTARYDEIGVGYAQGRRTDPRWFEPVVSALGSAVSVLDVGSGTGSYEPPARDVVAVEPSAEMIRQRPAGAAPVVRAVAEALPFPSGRFDAALAVLTVHHWPDWRAGLAELRRVSSRQVVLAYDTALHSEFWFVREYVPEVAALEASRPSAPEIAEFLGAASVRPLPVPWDFTDGVFPAYWRRPEAYLDPVVQRSCSALAQTSPEAVSRGVARLRDDLASGRWRENHAELLDLPEWDAGFRLIVA, encoded by the coding sequence GTGACGGCTCGCTACGACGAGATCGGCGTCGGCTACGCGCAGGGACGGCGGACCGACCCGCGCTGGTTCGAGCCGGTGGTGTCCGCGCTCGGGTCCGCGGTGTCGGTGCTGGACGTCGGCTCCGGCACGGGCTCCTACGAGCCGCCGGCGCGGGACGTCGTCGCGGTCGAGCCGTCGGCGGAGATGATCCGGCAGCGGCCCGCCGGGGCAGCGCCGGTGGTGCGGGCGGTGGCGGAGGCGCTGCCGTTCCCCTCGGGCCGGTTCGACGCGGCGCTCGCGGTGCTGACGGTGCACCACTGGCCCGACTGGCGGGCCGGTCTCGCCGAGCTGCGGCGGGTCTCGTCCCGCCAGGTGGTGCTGGCCTACGACACGGCGTTGCACAGCGAGTTCTGGTTCGTCCGGGAGTACGTGCCGGAGGTCGCCGCCCTGGAGGCGTCGAGGCCGTCGGCCCCGGAGATCGCGGAGTTCCTGGGGGCGGCTTCGGTGCGGCCGCTGCCGGTGCCGTGGGACTTCACCGACGGGGTGTTCCCGGCGTACTGGCGCCGCCCGGAGGCCTACCTCGACCCGGTGGTGCAACGCTCGTGTTCGGCGCTGGCGCAGACGTCGCCGGAAGCGGTGTCCCGGGGAGTGGCCCGGCTGCGGGACGACCTGGCGTCCGGCCGCTGGCGGGAGAACCACGCGGAGCTGCTGGACCTGCCGGAGTGGGACGCGGGCTTCCGGCTCATCGTGGCCTAG
- a CDS encoding MCE family protein codes for MSTPRAPVRTALAGLSVLALGVVTALNVRSLPLIGDGTTYSAEFTEAAGLNEGNDVRVAGVEVGRVSAVRLRGDHVLVSFKAKGAWLGDATGAAIRLKTVLGQKYLALDPQGEGTLDPGRPIPRSRTTVPYDILAAFGELSSTVDRIDTARLAQSFDTLSATLANTPQSVRAALTGLSRLADSVASRDRRLAALLGNTRVVSQTLVDRDAAVRRLLDDGNTLLAEVINRETTISTLLDSSRRLSAELSGLIGESQVGPLLADLDQLTSMLQRNQDALAAGIRGFAPFVRLGTNIAGTGRFIDGYLCGLVLPSFGPLNEEGYHG; via the coding sequence ATGTCAACGCCTCGGGCTCCGGTCAGGACCGCGCTCGCCGGCTTGAGCGTGCTGGCGCTGGGGGTGGTGACGGCGCTGAACGTGCGTTCCCTGCCGCTGATCGGCGACGGGACGACGTACTCGGCCGAATTCACTGAAGCGGCCGGGCTGAACGAGGGCAACGACGTCCGCGTCGCCGGCGTCGAGGTCGGCCGGGTGTCGGCCGTGCGGCTGCGTGGCGACCACGTGCTGGTGTCGTTCAAGGCCAAGGGCGCCTGGCTGGGCGACGCGACGGGCGCGGCGATCCGGCTGAAGACGGTGCTGGGCCAGAAGTACCTCGCCCTCGACCCGCAGGGCGAGGGCACGCTCGACCCGGGACGGCCGATCCCGCGGTCCCGGACCACCGTGCCCTACGACATCCTCGCGGCGTTCGGCGAGCTTTCGTCCACAGTGGACCGGATTGACACCGCTCGGCTGGCGCAGAGCTTCGACACGCTTTCGGCGACGCTGGCGAACACGCCACAGAGCGTGCGCGCCGCGCTGACCGGGCTCTCGCGGCTGGCGGACTCGGTGGCTTCGCGCGACAGGCGGCTGGCGGCGCTGCTGGGCAACACGCGCGTGGTCTCGCAGACGCTGGTCGACCGCGACGCGGCGGTGCGCAGGCTCCTCGACGACGGCAACACCCTCCTGGCGGAGGTGATCAACCGCGAGACGACGATCAGCACCCTCCTCGACAGCTCCCGGCGGTTGTCGGCGGAGCTGTCCGGGTTGATCGGCGAGTCCCAGGTCGGTCCGTTGCTGGCCGATTTGGACCAGCTGACGTCGATGCTGCAACGCAACCAGGACGCGCTGGCGGCGGGGATCCGCGGTTTCGCGCCGTTCGTCCGGCTGGGGACGAACATCGCGGGGACGGGCCGGTTCATCGACGGGTACCTGTGCGGGCTGGTGCTGCCGTCGTTCGGGCCATTGAACGAAGAAGGCTACCACGGCTAG
- a CDS encoding PH domain-containing protein, which produces MSSTEVVSPPAEGTQDAPWHHLDRRMLLIRPVLDLVKSLPVLLGALLFGRGEPWQWIGLVFTVIAVFTGVSHVLTSRYRITESQVEWHTGLLLRKQRAIPRDRIRTVDVTSEPKHRLFSLAAARIGTGRHSHGKGPGKDELVLDAVTIAEAQRLRTLLLHRKAEAASEEAAAPPEQLIAAVDKRWLRYAPFTLSGLAVVGAAVGTVYHFAHELHFDPIQFSLVQVVVGHFADTPVWLSLVLAAVGLLVLVSLLSVGGYVLSFWNFRLTREPAGTLHVRRGLITTRSVSIEEDRLRGAEIREPLPLRLAGGARCVAIAAGLREGKSADKGGSLLLPPAPVRRAHEVVAEVLGEDPAATPLTRHPRRALYRRISRAVLGVLLLAAALHGLAWLGALPDWPWQVALVLVPVAALVGWDRYRSLGHALTGRYLVTRSGSLDRGTAAVRCAGLTGIVVERSYFQRRAGLVTLIAPVAAGKGKYEVLDVGEADGLALADRALPGLLTPFLTGDRR; this is translated from the coding sequence ATGAGCAGTACGGAAGTGGTCTCCCCGCCGGCCGAAGGCACGCAGGACGCGCCGTGGCACCACCTCGACCGGCGCATGCTGCTCATCCGGCCCGTGCTCGACCTGGTGAAGTCGCTGCCGGTGCTGCTCGGCGCGCTGCTGTTCGGCCGCGGCGAACCGTGGCAGTGGATCGGCCTCGTGTTCACCGTCATCGCCGTGTTCACCGGCGTCTCGCACGTGCTGACCTCGCGCTACCGGATCACCGAGTCGCAGGTCGAGTGGCACACCGGGCTGCTGCTGCGCAAGCAGCGGGCCATCCCGCGCGACCGGATCCGCACGGTCGACGTGACGTCCGAGCCGAAGCACCGGCTGTTCTCGCTGGCCGCCGCGCGGATCGGCACCGGGCGGCACTCGCACGGCAAGGGGCCGGGCAAGGACGAGCTCGTCCTCGACGCCGTCACCATCGCCGAGGCCCAGCGGCTGCGGACGCTGCTGCTGCACCGCAAGGCCGAGGCGGCGTCGGAAGAGGCTGCCGCGCCGCCGGAGCAGCTGATCGCCGCGGTCGACAAGCGGTGGCTGCGGTACGCGCCGTTCACGCTGTCCGGGCTGGCGGTGGTCGGCGCGGCCGTCGGCACCGTCTACCACTTCGCGCACGAACTGCACTTCGACCCGATCCAGTTCTCCCTCGTCCAGGTCGTCGTCGGGCACTTCGCCGACACCCCGGTGTGGCTCAGCCTGGTGCTCGCCGCCGTCGGGCTGCTGGTGCTCGTCTCGCTGCTGTCGGTCGGCGGGTACGTGTTGTCGTTCTGGAACTTCCGGCTCACCCGCGAGCCCGCCGGCACGCTGCACGTCCGGCGCGGGCTGATCACGACGCGGTCGGTGTCGATCGAGGAAGACCGCCTGCGCGGCGCCGAAATCCGCGAGCCGCTGCCGCTGCGGCTGGCCGGCGGCGCCCGGTGCGTCGCCATCGCCGCCGGCCTGCGGGAGGGCAAGAGCGCGGACAAGGGCGGCAGCCTGCTGCTCCCGCCGGCGCCCGTGCGCCGCGCGCACGAGGTCGTCGCGGAGGTGCTCGGCGAAGACCCGGCCGCGACGCCGTTGACGCGGCACCCGCGCCGGGCGCTGTACCGGCGGATCTCCCGGGCCGTCCTCGGCGTGCTGCTGCTCGCCGCCGCGCTCCACGGACTGGCGTGGCTCGGCGCGCTGCCGGACTGGCCGTGGCAGGTCGCGCTCGTGCTGGTGCCGGTCGCCGCGCTGGTCGGCTGGGACCGCTACCGCAGCCTCGGCCACGCGCTCACCGGCCGCTACCTGGTGACGCGGTCGGGCTCGCTGGACCGCGGCACGGCGGCGGTCCGCTGCGCCGGGCTGACCGGGATCGTCGTCGAGCGCTCGTACTTCCAGCGCCGGGCCGGGCTGGTCACGCTGATCGCGCCGGTCGCCGCGGGCAAGGGCAAGTACGAGGTGCTCGACGTCGGCGAGGCCGACGGGCTGGCGCTCGCCGACCGGGCCCTGCCCGGCCTGCTGACGCCGTTCCTCACCGGTGACCGGCGATAA
- a CDS encoding proteasome assembly chaperone family protein, with product MGLDPDDLYEVDSDVPDLTGAVLLHHFEGFMDAGSAGRLLAEHLLGGEHRVIARFDVDRLIDYRSRRPTMTFAVDHWEDYDAPELVVHLLHDADGTPFLLLSGPEPDHDWERFSAAVRNLVERWGVRLTAGFHGIPMGAPHTRPLGVTAHATRKDLVGGNQPLPNRLQVPGSVAALLEYRLGEWGHDAIGFAAHVPHYLAQSTYPAASLIVLDALSRATGLSLPEGELRAAADLADAEINRQVAESDEIADVVRALERQYDTFVEASDRGSLLAESVEHMPTAEELGSQFERFLAEQNGGEGTER from the coding sequence GTGGGACTCGATCCCGACGACCTGTACGAGGTGGACTCGGACGTCCCCGACCTGACCGGGGCGGTGCTGCTGCACCACTTCGAAGGGTTCATGGACGCCGGCTCGGCGGGCCGTCTGCTGGCCGAGCACCTGCTGGGCGGCGAGCACCGGGTGATCGCCCGCTTCGACGTCGACCGGCTCATCGACTACCGCTCGCGGCGGCCGACGATGACCTTCGCCGTCGACCACTGGGAGGACTACGACGCGCCCGAGCTGGTGGTGCACCTGCTGCACGACGCCGACGGCACGCCGTTCCTGCTGCTGTCCGGCCCGGAGCCGGACCACGACTGGGAGCGGTTCAGCGCGGCGGTCCGGAACCTGGTCGAGCGCTGGGGCGTCCGGCTGACCGCCGGGTTCCACGGCATCCCGATGGGCGCGCCGCACACCCGCCCGCTCGGCGTCACCGCGCACGCCACCCGCAAGGACCTGGTCGGCGGCAACCAGCCGCTGCCGAACCGGCTGCAGGTGCCGGGCAGCGTCGCCGCGCTGCTGGAGTACCGGCTCGGCGAGTGGGGCCACGACGCCATCGGCTTCGCCGCGCACGTGCCGCACTACCTCGCGCAGTCGACGTACCCGGCGGCGTCGCTGATCGTGCTCGACGCGCTGAGCCGGGCGACCGGCCTGAGCCTGCCCGAGGGCGAGCTGCGCGCGGCCGCGGACCTCGCCGACGCCGAGATCAACCGCCAGGTCGCGGAGTCCGACGAGATCGCCGACGTCGTCCGCGCCCTGGAGCGGCAGTACGACACGTTCGTCGAGGCCTCCGACCGCGGCAGCCTGCTCGCGGAGTCGGTCGAGCACATGCCGACGGCGGAGGAGCTCGGCTCCCAGTTCGAGCGGTTCCTGGCCGAGCAGAACGGTGGCGAAGGCACCGAGCGGTGA
- a CDS encoding VOC family protein translates to MVDSADPHVLADWWAETLGWSVEPTDEDFVREMIAKGYATDSETRTYRGSLVWRAGAGIRHPDSPPEGPPRRILFQEVPEAKTVKNRVHMDVWVGADNVEASVEKLTARGAKFLHRGRQGPHSWVTMADPEGNEFCVS, encoded by the coding sequence GTGGTGGATTCGGCCGACCCGCACGTGCTCGCCGACTGGTGGGCCGAGACGCTCGGCTGGTCCGTGGAACCGACGGACGAAGACTTCGTCCGCGAGATGATCGCGAAGGGGTACGCGACGGATTCGGAAACCCGGACTTACCGGGGTTCCTTGGTGTGGAGAGCGGGGGCGGGCATCCGGCACCCGGACTCGCCACCGGAGGGCCCGCCGCGGCGGATCCTGTTCCAGGAGGTACCGGAGGCCAAGACGGTGAAGAACCGGGTTCACATGGACGTGTGGGTCGGCGCGGACAACGTCGAGGCTTCGGTCGAGAAGCTCACCGCGCGCGGGGCGAAGTTCCTGCACCGGGGGCGGCAGGGGCCGCACAGCTGGGTGACCATGGCCGATCCGGAGGGGAACGAGTTCTGCGTTTCCTGA
- a CDS encoding MarR family winged helix-turn-helix transcriptional regulator produces MAADRRCRAAAGVTTALLAKRPHPREHRAVSLRLTAAGEDALARVGPAIEEFNAQLLAVLGEQGFRDTVDGVGKLARREW; encoded by the coding sequence GTGGCCGCCGACCGTCGTTGCCGGGCCGCGGCCGGGGTCACCACCGCCCTGCTCGCCAAGCGGCCGCACCCGCGTGAACACCGGGCGGTCTCCCTGCGGCTGACGGCGGCCGGCGAAGACGCGCTGGCCCGCGTCGGTCCGGCGATCGAAGAGTTCAACGCGCAACTGCTGGCCGTCCTGGGCGAACAGGGGTTCCGGGATACCGTCGACGGCGTCGGCAAACTCGCACGCCGTGAGTGGTAG
- a CDS encoding GNAT family N-acetyltransferase: MIRLARPDDLPALIDVERAAGELFRDVGMAAIADDDPGSVAALAAYQAGGRAWVSVDADGRPVAYLVAEVVDGCAHIEQVSVRPSHARRGIGSALIDTLAEWARARGLPALTLTTFETVPWNAPYYERLRFRVVPEAEIGAGLRSIRRAEAARGLDAWPRVAMIRPL; the protein is encoded by the coding sequence GTGATCCGACTCGCGCGACCCGACGACCTGCCCGCCCTCATCGACGTCGAGCGCGCGGCCGGCGAGCTGTTCCGCGACGTGGGCATGGCGGCGATCGCCGACGACGACCCCGGCTCGGTGGCCGCGCTGGCGGCGTACCAGGCCGGCGGGCGCGCGTGGGTGAGCGTCGACGCCGACGGCCGGCCGGTGGCCTACCTGGTCGCGGAGGTCGTCGACGGGTGCGCGCACATCGAGCAGGTGTCGGTCCGGCCGTCGCACGCGCGCCGGGGAATCGGCAGCGCGCTGATCGACACGCTCGCCGAGTGGGCCCGCGCGCGGGGCTTGCCGGCGTTGACGCTCACGACGTTCGAAACCGTGCCGTGGAACGCGCCGTACTACGAACGGCTGCGGTTCCGGGTCGTCCCGGAGGCGGAAATCGGCGCCGGGCTGCGTTCGATCCGCCGTGCCGAAGCGGCTCGCGGCCTCGACGCCTGGCCGCGTGTCGCGATGATTCGACCGCTCTGA